A stretch of Ischnura elegans chromosome 4, ioIscEleg1.1, whole genome shotgun sequence DNA encodes these proteins:
- the LOC124157031 gene encoding uncharacterized protein LOC124157031, with protein MTVSGLGGKQHVACRAASSITIKPRFPSSFSCKTEVLVVPRVTSYTPGTRYGVNDWSHLKDLVLADPNFAQNAPIELLLGAAVHARVVEGDIIKGKPNQPIDTATALGWIISGETNFDYSQSTPTPTVLHSSEMSVDSLLQRFWLQEEINAYTGGASRSSFKLLIRIVHRSVPKVCGTTWTLFSTAK; from the exons A tGACAGTTAGTGGACTTGGAGGAAAGCAACATGTGGCATGCAGAGCTGCTTCCAGCATTACAATAAAGCCGAGGTTTCCATCATCGTTCAGCTGCAAAACTGAGGTGTTGGTGGTGCCCCGAGTAACTTCCTATACACCAGGCACTCGATACGGGGTCAACGATTGGTCTCACTTGAAGGACTTGGTGTTAGCGGATCCTAACTTCGCTCAGAATGCACCAATCGAGTTACTTCTTGGAGCAGCCGTGCATGCTAgagtggtggaaggagatatcatcaaaggaaagccGAATCAACCCATTGATACAGCCACGGCCTTGGGTTGGATCATTTCTGGTGAGACAAACTTTGACTATTCCCAGTCCACGCCAACACCCACAGTACTTCATAGTTCCGAAATGTCGGTGGACTCCCTGCTTCAGCGTTTTTGGCTACAGGAAGAGATTAATGCT TACACGGGCGGTGCATCTAGAAGCAGTTTCAAGTTACTCATCAGAATCGTTCATCGCAGCGTTCCGAAGGTTTGTGGGACGACGTGGACATTGTTCTCTACTGCTAAGTGA
- the LOC124157129 gene encoding uncharacterized protein LOC124157129, whose protein sequence is MFQRSSDYNRTIAEALASTGTEWRFNPPAAPHFGGIWEAAVKSTKHHIRRVIGDTKLTFEELSTLLCQVEACLNSRPLIPLTDDPTDNKALTPAHFLIHSASFIIPEPSLIDEIIPVLKRWKIVQLMLQHFWQRWSREYLQSLQQRQKWTHRTSQINIGDLVILRCENTPPAQWPLARIIHVYPGDDGLVRVVKVKFNNSVMIRPLSKLIILNNVSNQSSQ, encoded by the coding sequence ATGTTCCAGAGGTCATCTGACTACAACCGCACCATTGCAGAGGCTTTGGCGTCTACCGGGACGGAGTGGCGCTTCAACCCTCCTGCGGCTCCTCACTTCGGTGGAATTTGGGAGGCAGCCGTCAAATCCACTAAACATCACATCAGACGGGTCATCGGAGATACAAAGCTGACCTTCGAGGAGCTTTCCACATTACTCTGTCAAGTTGAAGCCTGTTTAAATTCCCGCCCCCTTATTCCCCTAACAGATGATCCTACTGATAACAAAGCTTTAACTCCTGCACATTTTCTAATTCATTCTGCATCTTTTATCATTCCAGAGCCTTCACTAATCGATGAAATTATACCTGTTTTAAAACGCTGGAAAATAGTTCAACTGATGCTCCAGCATTTCTGGCAAAGGTGGTCAAGGGAGTACCTGCAATCGCTCCAGCAGCGACAGAAATGGACTCACCGGACATCACAAATCAACATTGGTGACCTGGTGATTCTTCGTTGTGAGAACACTCCTCCAGCGCAATGGCCTCTTGCTAGGATAATACATGTGTACCCTGGTGATGATGGACTAGTGAGggtagtgaaagtgaaattcaatAATTCAGTAATGATAAGACCACTGTCAAAACTCATAATCTTGAATAATGTTTCTAATCAATCATCGCAGTGA